The Methylomonas montana genome has a window encoding:
- a CDS encoding MotA/TolQ/ExbB proton channel family protein → MNPTLSFSETAIVGGTLYLLACFSVLTWSVILLKAGELLWHRYRLNQLMPPIDLNELMPSGAERSPLQGKQLATPVGRLWQVGQQAYGQASAQSRKTLQHTAAWHELIERSLRQQLQKERALFDSGLGWLASIGSTAPFVGLFGTVWGIMHALKDISVQGNASLEVVAGPIGEALIATAVGLAVAIPSVIAYNVFLRQNRVRLAQLEHFATDFLRVCIQNDLSNAHQENEHVHATA, encoded by the coding sequence ATGAACCCTACTTTGAGTTTTTCCGAAACTGCCATAGTCGGTGGCACGCTATACCTGCTGGCCTGCTTCTCGGTATTGACCTGGAGCGTGATTTTGCTGAAGGCTGGCGAACTGCTGTGGCACCGCTACCGACTGAATCAACTGATGCCGCCGATCGATCTTAACGAACTGATGCCTAGTGGGGCGGAGCGAAGTCCATTACAAGGCAAACAATTGGCGACACCGGTTGGCCGCTTGTGGCAGGTCGGCCAGCAGGCCTATGGACAGGCCAGCGCACAATCTCGGAAAACCCTGCAACATACCGCGGCCTGGCATGAGCTGATCGAACGTAGTCTGCGTCAGCAACTGCAAAAGGAACGGGCTTTGTTCGATTCCGGCCTGGGCTGGCTGGCCAGTATTGGGTCAACGGCACCGTTTGTGGGTTTGTTCGGTACGGTCTGGGGCATTATGCACGCGCTGAAAGACATCAGTGTGCAAGGCAACGCCAGCCTGGAAGTGGTGGCCGGACCGATCGGCGAGGCCTTGATTGCGACTGCGGTTGGCCTGGCGGTCGCGATTCCGTCGGTGATTGCCTATAACGTTTTTCTGCGTCAGAACCGAGTGCGACTGGCACAACTGGAACATTTTGCCACCGACTTTTTACGCGTCTGCATTCAAAACGATTTAAGCAACGCTCATCAGGAGAACGAGCATGTCCATGCAACGGCCTAG
- a CDS encoding TonB family protein, producing the protein MDQNLSVPLARDKKMTLLRFSDIADIQARLFKGGPIAGGERLMIALVQGTRAVYVRARDVMRTETGAKAPVVADSRFGLAFLSLAVSLALHAGLAMGLLNEKRSEPPKREQLLVVEFIGMVGNRQLEQKQRGNDSAQKAPALPPQEMAKKTAKKATAPTRKAPSPVKAKALPEKTETRPEPKLEPEQQPEQQATNAAPAAGEQALPKGADTQQELQTLKPRELEASLIRKYLAGLKQAIQNHLEYPQEARDSGYVGAPVIRFTITDSGDILPGSLAVQKSSGSALLDERALLAARGAAPMAKPPRQMAVTITVAFTQDG; encoded by the coding sequence GACGTTACTGCGCTTCAGCGACATCGCCGATATTCAGGCACGGCTTTTCAAGGGTGGCCCTATCGCTGGAGGTGAACGGCTCATGATTGCGTTGGTTCAGGGAACGCGAGCGGTATATGTGAGAGCCAGGGATGTGATGCGCACGGAGACAGGGGCGAAGGCGCCCGTAGTCGCAGATTCCCGTTTTGGTCTGGCTTTCCTCAGCTTGGCCGTTTCGCTGGCGCTGCATGCAGGGCTGGCGATGGGCTTGTTAAACGAAAAGCGTAGCGAGCCGCCGAAACGCGAACAACTATTGGTGGTGGAATTTATCGGCATGGTCGGCAACCGCCAGCTCGAACAGAAGCAGAGGGGCAACGATAGTGCGCAAAAGGCGCCTGCGTTGCCTCCCCAGGAGATGGCGAAAAAGACGGCGAAAAAGGCGACGGCGCCCACACGCAAGGCGCCAAGTCCGGTAAAGGCGAAGGCGCTGCCGGAGAAGACCGAGACCAGGCCAGAACCGAAACTGGAACCGGAACAACAGCCGGAGCAGCAGGCGACAAATGCCGCGCCAGCCGCCGGCGAACAGGCGCTGCCCAAAGGGGCGGATACGCAGCAGGAGCTGCAAACCTTGAAGCCGCGAGAATTGGAAGCCAGCCTGATCCGCAAGTACCTTGCCGGCCTTAAACAGGCGATCCAGAACCATCTGGAATATCCGCAGGAAGCGCGCGATAGCGGTTACGTAGGCGCACCGGTGATCCGTTTTACCATTACCGATAGCGGCGATATCCTGCCGGGATCTCTGGCCGTCCAGAAGAGCAGCGGTTCGGCCCTGCTCGATGAAAGGGCGTTGCTGGCGGCGCGGGGCGCCGCGCCGATGGCTAAGCCGCCGCGGCAGATGGCGGTGACGATCACGGTGGCATTTACCCAGGACGGGTGA